CCGTCTGCCGACCAATCGCGTGGTCGAACTGGGCAGCCAGGTCGAAATCTGAGGCGTCGGTCCGCGACCGGCGGTCAGGCGGTCAGGCCGTCGGCGGCGGCGTCTGCTCCTCTTCCTTCACCCCTTCGGCGGCGAGCCCGTGCCGCAGGAGCATCGGGATCTGGGTGAAAGTGAAAAGGAAGCTGAGCGGGAGGAAGACCCACAGCTTGGCCCAGAGCCAGGATTCGAACGACAGCGTGGCGCGAAGGACCTCGTTCAGGCCGGCGAGGGCGAAGAAGAAGAACGCCCAGTTGCGCGACAGTTTGAGCCAGCCCTGCGCGTCCAGCCCTTCGAACGCGGCGCCGAGCAGGATTTCCAGCAGGGCCTTGCCGCGCAGCCACCCGACGATCAGCGCACTGCCGAACAGGACATAGATCACCGTCGGCTTGATCTGGATGAAGCTTTCATCGCGCAGCCAGATGGTCAGCGCACCGAAGCCGACAATCAGCGCGGTCGAAAGCCACAACATCGGCGAGACGCGGCCGAATTTCCACTTCGAGAATCCGAGAGCGAGAACGGCGGCAAGCATGAAGGCGACCGTGCCCCGGATAACAGCGGCAATCTCGCCCAGCGCACTCGATTCTGCGGGCGCGTAGAACTTGTAAACGCCCAGGAAGACCAGCAGCGGCCCATAATCGACGAGGATGTTGAGCCAGCCCGATTTTTGCTTCGTTTCTTCCATCAGGCCACTCCTGCGATAACGCGCGCGACCAGGTCGGGATCGAACGGCCGGAGGTCGGAAATCTTCTCTCCCACGCCGATCGCGTGGATCGGCAGGCCGTATTGCTCCGCTGCGGCAACGAGCACACCGCCGCGTGCCGTCCCGTCGAGCTTGGTCATGATCAGA
The sequence above is a segment of the Pelagerythrobacter marensis genome. Coding sequences within it:
- a CDS encoding inner membrane-spanning protein YciB translates to MEETKQKSGWLNILVDYGPLLVFLGVYKFYAPAESSALGEIAAVIRGTVAFMLAAVLALGFSKWKFGRVSPMLWLSTALIVGFGALTIWLRDESFIQIKPTVIYVLFGSALIVGWLRGKALLEILLGAAFEGLDAQGWLKLSRNWAFFFFALAGLNEVLRATLSFESWLWAKLWVFLPLSFLFTFTQIPMLLRHGLAAEGVKEEEQTPPPTA